In Zingiber officinale cultivar Zhangliang chromosome 6A, Zo_v1.1, whole genome shotgun sequence, a single genomic region encodes these proteins:
- the LOC121995156 gene encoding endoglucanase 8-like: MERICVVVCGVLLLMSTASVGWEQKHDYKLALSKSLLFFEGQRSGHLPSWQRMTWRKNSALRDGQEAGVDLTGGYYDAGDNVKYSFPMAFTATLLAWSIIEFGDGMAMGDEWINAAETLKWNTDFLLKATANLPNTVYAMVGNPNSDHNCWERPEDMDTPRPVYAINTTHPGSEVAGEIAAALAAASIVFKIADPAYSWRLLSKAKEAYYFANTYQGSYNDSIGDAVCPFYCDFSGYQDELAWAGAWLNKATDSQKYQKHVDAAIRKIKLMQEVTDYSSIDTEFSWDNKHAGIYVLLSQIGQYKKEAQTFACGVLPESPTRTIKYTPGGLLFKTEGCNNQAVGSLSLLALIYAKHVRLARQRITCGNTKFPAWKLVEFAKNQADYILGTNPMGMSYMVGFGPKFPQHIHHRAASLPSIDAHPSFIPCTDGFSYLDNPNPNLNELTGAIIGGPNNGTDYFDDDRRQAALTEPTTYVNAPFVGVFAYFRNH, encoded by the exons ATGGAGAGGATTTGCGTTGTTGTTTGTGGTGTGTTGTTGTTGATGTCAACGGCATCGGTTGGATGGGAGCAAAAGCACGATTACAAGCTCGCGCTGAGCAAGAGCTTGTTGTTCTTCGAAGGGCAGCGATCAGGCCATCTCCCTTCTTGGCAGCGCATGACTTGGAGAAAGAACTCGGCTCTACGCGATGGCCAAGAGGCTGGT GTTGATCTAACGGGGGGATACTACGACGCGGGGGACAACGTGAAGTACAGCTTTCCGATGGCGTTCACGGCGACGTTGTTGGCGTGGAGCATCATCGAGTTCGGCGACGGGATGGCCATGGGAGACGAGTGGATTAATGCTGCGGAAACTCTGAAATGGAACACGGATTTCTTGCTCAAGGCCACGGCCAACTTGCCCAACACGGTCTACGCCATGGTGGGCAACCCCAACAGTGACCACAACTGCTGGGAACGGCCCGAGGACATGGACACCCCGCGCCCCGTGTACGCCATCAACACCACTCACCCGGGCTCCGAGGTCGCCGGCGAGATCGCCGCCGCGCTGGCTGCTGCCTCAATCGTCTTCAAGATCGCCGACCCTGCCTACTCCTGGCGCTTGTTGTCTAAAGCGAAGGAG GCGTATTATTTCGCAAACACCTACCAGGGCTCATACAACGATAGCATTGGCGACGCAGTCTGCCCATTTTACTGTGATTTCAGTGGCTACCaa GATGAGTTAGCTTGGGCTGGAGCATGGTTGAATAAAGCCACCGACAGCCAAAAATACCAAAAACATGTTGACGCAGCCATTCGAAAAATCAAACTCATGCAAGAAGTAACTGACTATTCTTCTATTGACACTGAGTTTTCATGGGACAATAAACATGCAGGAATTTACGTCCTCCTAAGCCAG ATTGGTCAGTACAAAAAAGAAGCTCAAACCTTTGCATGCGGCGTGCTACCAGAATCCCCCACCAGGACCATCAAATACACACCAG GGGGTCTGCTCTTTAAGACCGAAGGGTGCAACAATCAAGCCGTCGGTTCACTTTCTTTGCTCGCTCTTATCTATGCTAAACATGTCAGGCTAGCTAGGCAAAGAATCACTTGCGGCAACACCAAATTCCCCgcttggaagcttgtagaatttgCAAAAAATCAG GCGGACTACATCTTAGGCACCAATCCAATGGGAATGTCTTACATGGTCGGTTTCGGCCCCAAGTTCCCTCAGCACATTCATCACAGGGCGGCCTCCCTCCCGTCCATCGATGCGCATCCCTCTTTCATTCCATGCACAGACGGCTTCTCTTACTTAGACAACCCCAATCCTAATCTAAATGAGCTGACTGGAGCTATTATCGGAGGGCCTAACAATGGAACAGATTACTTCGACGATGATCGACGTCAGGCGGCGCTAACTGAGCCCACCACTTATGTCAATGCTCCATTTGTTGGTGTGTTTGCTTACTTC